One window of the Triticum dicoccoides isolate Atlit2015 ecotype Zavitan chromosome 3B, WEW_v2.0, whole genome shotgun sequence genome contains the following:
- the LOC119282726 gene encoding dof zinc finger protein DOF5.3-like: MISLPAFLDSSNFWNTDHNQLQLQQIGTNTHSTTTSSPAGPGDGECKNSNKKRFMATAGAGSGAAGGGDDGCGGAVDGDCGGIGNKKSRSMSERARLARLPQPVPGLNCPRCDSTNTKFCYFNNYSLTQPRHFCRSCSRYWTRGGALRNVPVGGGCRRSTKRRAKPKVVSATSRAAMVGTSSVTSTMSSSTTYVTGTGTTPPRLQYPMFGSVPSHDSQFADSFDPANLGFIFPVRLLLADSDASAVDGCAQQHHHHAHGNGMEQLSVAQDSFPFMYAMDHQMSGLSAQAMPITMGTMQGMFHVGLQGIGGGNGDEIGGQQLHHPPAKRNHKQQDYPSSRDMYGDVVNANGGVGYI, translated from the exons ATGATCTCCCTTCCTGCCTTCCTTGATTCATCAAACTTCTGGAACACCGACCATAACCAGCTTCAG CTGCAACAAATCGGTACTAACACTCATAGTACTACCACTTCTTCACCCGCTGGTCCTGGTGATGGAGAATGCAAGAACAGCAATAAAAAACGGTTCATGGCCACGGCCGGGGCTGGCTCCGGCGCTGCAGGGGGTGGCGATGATGGTTGCGGCGGTGCTGTTGACGGCGATTGCGGTGGCATCGGGAATAAGAAGTCGAGGTCCATGTCAGAGCGAGCACGGCTAGCGCGGTTGCCGCAGCCAGTGCCAGGGCTCAACTGCCCGCGATGCGACTCCACCAACACCAAATTTTGCTACTTCAATAATTACTCCCTTACCCAGCCCCGCCACTTCTGCCGCTCCTGCAGCCGCTACTGGACCCGCGGCGGCGCGCTCCGCAACGTCCCCGTCGGCGGGGGGTGTCGTCGCAGTACCAAGCGCAGGGCCAAGCCCAAGGTGGTATCAGCCACCTCTCGAGCCGCTATGGTAGGGACGTCGTCCGTGACATCAACCATGTCCAGCAGTACCACTTATGTCACCGGCACCGGCACTACACCACCCAGATTGCAGTACCCCATGTTCGGCAGTGTGCCGTCGCACGACAGCCAGTTCGCCGACAGCTTCGACCCAGCGAACCTTGGTTTCATCTTCCCCGTCAGGCTGCTCCTTGCCGATAGCGATGCTTCCGCAGTAGACGGCTGTGCACAGCAGCACCACCACCATGCCCATGGGAACGGGATGGAGCAGTTGTCGGTAGCGCAGGATAGCTTCCCATTCATGTACGCGATGGATCATCAGATGTCTGGACTGTCAGCTCAGGCTATGCCCATCACAATGGGTACGATGCAGGGCATGTTCCACGTAGGGTTACAGGGCATCGGCGGGGGTAATGGCGATGAGATAGGAGGCCAACAGTTGCACCACCCGCCGGCCAAGAGAAACCACAAGCAGCAAGATTACCCGAGCAGCAGGGACATGTACGGGGACGTGGTCAATGCCAATGGTGGTGTCGGCTACATTTAA